The sequence AGCGAGCTTCATGGGGGGCAGTTTAGAGCAGCGGCGTGCCTGGGCAAGCTCTCTGCAGCAAGGCCCCTATTTCCGCATTGGAGATAGGGGCCTCTGGAAGCTGAGCCTTTATTCGTCTTCGTCGAAGTCGGCGTCCATGCCGTCGAAATGGGCGTGGCCGTGTTCCAGCTCCTCGGGGGTGGCGTCACGCACACTGCGCACAGTCACTTCGAAGTCCAGGGTTTCGCCGGCCAGCATGTGGTTGTAGTCCACCTCTACCTTGTCGCCGCTCAGGCCCAGCACGGTAAAGGGCACCAATTCGCCGCCGTCGGTTTCACCGAAGTAGGTGGCGCCCACCTCGACGTCGTCGTCGAAATCGGCCAGGTCCAGCTGGTCGGTGTTTTCCTCGTCGTAGACGCCGTAGCCCTCTTCAGGGGTCACGGTGGCCTT is a genomic window of Deinococcus proteolyticus MRP containing:
- a CDS encoding FKBP-type peptidyl-prolyl cis-trans isomerase encodes the protein MQIAKDKVAEIDYILRVEGEIVDRSEDGEPLTYLHGHGNIIPGLEKALEGKSAGDQVKATVTPEEGYGVYDEENTDQLDLADFDDDVEVGATYFGETDGGELVPFTVLGLSGDKVEVDYNHMLAGETLDFEVTVRSVRDATPEELEHGHAHFDGMDADFDEDE